Proteins from a genomic interval of Clostridium sp. 'deep sea':
- a CDS encoding Gfo/Idh/MocA family oxidoreductase, with protein MKNPTIAIIGAGQRGKDVYSELIYNYYPQVKIVAVAEPDDHKRKQMVDKFKIKPENSFHCFSELLKQPKLCDAVIIATPDDKHFKPAMQAIEKGYHILLEKPMSNNVFECVRLSELAKEKNTIFIIGHVLRYTPFFSELKKLIDNKTIGELITVQHNENIGYYHFAHSFVRGIWKNSFTSSPLILAKSCHDMDILLWLIGKDCLSISSFGSLSHFKHSEAPKGAGDRCVSCKIEQMCPYSAKKIYYPNIGKWPTTVICNEQTEKEIIKALHTEDYGKCVYKSDNNVVDHQVSIMKFENNITATFNLSAFTTEVNRTIKLMGTHGEIRAHMLKNEIEVSIFGKPKKQIIVPNQIAGGHGGGDEGLTRDFIALLMEKPSKALTSVNKSVQSHIMAFAAEHSRVTGKTIELADFYKSIVSD; from the coding sequence ATGAAAAACCCTACAATAGCCATTATAGGCGCTGGACAAAGAGGTAAAGATGTATATAGTGAGTTAATTTATAATTATTACCCACAGGTTAAGATTGTAGCTGTAGCAGAGCCAGATGATCATAAACGTAAACAAATGGTTGATAAATTTAAAATTAAGCCTGAGAATAGCTTCCATTGTTTCAGTGAGCTATTAAAACAGCCCAAGCTATGTGATGCAGTAATTATTGCCACTCCAGACGATAAGCATTTTAAACCTGCTATGCAAGCTATTGAAAAAGGATATCATATTTTACTAGAGAAGCCGATGTCCAATAACGTTTTTGAATGTGTAAGGCTTAGTGAGCTAGCAAAAGAGAAAAATACCATATTTATAATAGGACATGTTTTAAGATATACCCCTTTCTTTAGCGAGCTTAAGAAGCTAATAGATAATAAAACAATTGGAGAATTAATTACAGTTCAGCATAATGAAAATATAGGTTATTATCATTTTGCCCATAGTTTTGTAAGAGGTATTTGGAAGAACTCTTTTACATCTAGCCCTTTAATATTAGCAAAGAGCTGTCATGATATGGATATATTATTATGGTTAATAGGGAAAGACTGTTTGTCTATTAGCTCCTTTGGCTCTCTAAGTCATTTTAAACACAGCGAAGCTCCCAAAGGAGCAGGCGACCGCTGTGTAAGCTGCAAAATAGAACAGATGTGCCCGTACTCAGCAAAAAAAATCTACTATCCAAATATAGGAAAATGGCCAACTACTGTTATTTGTAATGAGCAAACAGAAAAAGAAATTATTAAAGCACTTCATACTGAAGACTATGGAAAATGTGTTTATAAAAGTGACAACAATGTAGTCGATCATCAAGTATCAATAATGAAGTTCGAGAACAATATTACCGCAACTTTTAATCTATCAGCTTTTACCACTGAGGTTAATCGTACAATAAAATTAATGGGTACTCATGGTGAAATTAGAGCCCATATGTTAAAAAATGAAATAGAAGTGTCTATTTTTGGTAAGCCTAAAAAGCAAATAATAGTTCCTAACCAAATAGCCGGGGGTCATGGAGGTGGAGATGAAGGGCTAACAAGAGATTTTATAGCTCTCTTAATGGAAAAGCCAAGTAAAGCCCTTACCTCAGTTAATAAATCTGTTCAAAGCCATATCATGGCTTTTGCAGCAGAACACTCCCGTGTTACTGGAAAAACTATAGAGCTAGCTGATTTTTATAAATCAATAGTAAGTGATTAA
- a CDS encoding BadF/BadG/BcrA/BcrD ATPase family protein, with amino-acid sequence MNYYLGIDGGGTCTSFIVATENGEIKAHYQTSTCHYQQVGFLGLITTLKNGIKEALKQANITKNNLTSVFVALPGYGESLEAKEQMNSIIKGLFYPVIYGCGNDVLAAFAGSLGLEWGVNILAGTGSLAYGQYQKQEARSGGWGYLCGDEGSAYWIGRKLLEIFTKQCDGRMTKSLIYTLVKERLNLKYDFEIVEQITSWNGRRDKIAELATIVTLAAQNKDNNALNIYQLAAKELALQVKSVINCLEFKGLKTIPVSWSGGIFKSKNIIFSPLIKELKAVDSRCVLQEPLLNPTCGAILLAKQLVQPVTQSFINKLTNKEVK; translated from the coding sequence ATGAATTACTATTTAGGAATTGACGGTGGTGGAACCTGCACTAGTTTTATAGTGGCAACTGAAAATGGGGAGATAAAAGCCCACTATCAAACATCAACCTGTCACTATCAGCAAGTAGGCTTTTTGGGATTAATAACTACCCTTAAAAACGGTATTAAAGAAGCACTAAAACAAGCAAATATAACAAAAAATAACTTAACGTCAGTTTTTGTAGCTCTACCAGGTTATGGTGAAAGTTTAGAAGCTAAAGAACAGATGAATAGTATAATAAAAGGATTATTTTATCCTGTAATTTATGGCTGTGGAAACGATGTTTTGGCAGCGTTTGCTGGCTCATTAGGATTAGAGTGGGGGGTTAATATATTAGCTGGTACTGGCTCTTTAGCGTATGGACAGTATCAGAAACAAGAGGCCAGAAGTGGTGGCTGGGGTTATCTTTGTGGTGATGAAGGATCCGCTTACTGGATTGGCAGAAAGCTACTAGAAATTTTCACTAAACAATGTGATGGAAGAATGACTAAGAGCTTAATATATACACTTGTAAAAGAGAGGTTAAACTTAAAGTATGATTTTGAGATTGTGGAGCAAATAACTTCTTGGAATGGTAGAAGAGATAAAATTGCTGAGTTGGCAACCATTGTTACTCTTGCTGCTCAAAACAAAGATAATAATGCTTTAAATATTTATCAACTTGCAGCTAAAGAGTTAGCTCTCCAGGTTAAATCTGTAATTAATTGCTTAGAGTTTAAAGGGTTAAAGACTATACCAGTTTCGTGGTCAGGTGGTATATTTAAATCCAAAAATATAATCTTTAGTCCACTTATAAAAGAGCTTAAAGCAGTAGATAGCAGATGTGTTTTACAAGAGCCTTTATTAAATCCAACGTGTGGAGCAATTTTATTGGCCAAACAATTAGTACAACCTGTAACACAGTCTTTTATTAATAAACTAACTAATAAGGAAGTGAAATAA
- a CDS encoding class II fructose-bisphosphate aldolase, whose amino-acid sequence MAELIAIKALEHASKNSYAVPAFNVYNIETINAILESAQQLQSPVILALSPSTIKHIGFNLVHALVKHKEWRSENKIIMHLDHGHNIGFIKECIDIGFDSVMIDMSTENLQTNIVETKKIVDYAINKKTAIEAELGCVGGFNAGTKTVVKSNWYTDPEVAQQFIKATGIDFLAVAIGSQHGPYKTAPILDITRLKHIKNNTNIPLVLHGASGLSAAQLKEVIKSGISKINIATDLKIAFTNAIKEYLEHNPKEIDLRRYLRLGQQAVTEIANNKIKLFGSQGKSCLL is encoded by the coding sequence TTGGCAGAGTTAATCGCTATAAAAGCCCTAGAGCATGCCTCTAAAAACAGCTATGCTGTGCCCGCCTTCAATGTCTATAACATTGAGACCATTAATGCAATACTAGAGTCTGCACAGCAGCTACAATCTCCAGTTATTTTAGCCTTATCCCCATCAACAATCAAACATATTGGTTTTAACTTGGTACATGCATTAGTTAAACATAAAGAGTGGCGTAGTGAAAACAAAATTATAATGCATTTAGATCATGGCCATAATATTGGCTTTATTAAAGAATGTATAGATATAGGATTTGACAGTGTTATGATAGATATGTCTACTGAAAATTTACAGACAAATATAGTTGAAACTAAAAAAATAGTAGACTATGCCATAAATAAAAAAACAGCTATCGAAGCAGAATTAGGCTGTGTAGGTGGTTTTAATGCAGGAACAAAAACAGTTGTGAAAAGCAATTGGTATACCGATCCTGAAGTGGCTCAGCAATTTATTAAAGCAACTGGCATAGATTTTTTGGCTGTAGCAATAGGCAGTCAGCATGGCCCCTATAAGACAGCTCCAATACTAGATATAACGAGACTTAAACACATAAAAAATAACACTAATATACCATTAGTATTACATGGGGCTTCAGGATTAAGTGCAGCTCAATTAAAAGAGGTTATAAAAAGTGGAATCAGCAAAATAAATATAGCTACAGATTTGAAAATTGCCTTTACAAATGCCATAAAAGAGTATCTGGAACATAACCCTAAGGAGATAGATTTGCGCAGATATTTAAGGCTGGGACAACAGGCTGTTACTGAAATAGCAAATAATAAAATAAAGCTATTTGGTAGCCAAGGAAAGAGCTGTTTATTATGA
- a CDS encoding 1-phosphofructokinase family hexose kinase produces MIVSICLNPSVDVALTIKKLKLGKINRTQNVIRVAGGKGNNVARITKILGEDTLVIEPVGGSDGQFICSELARLGIDYAIINITQPTRRCIAIIDEDFITEVRENGPTLTDEEYQQFINLYKQNIKKASVITASGSLPKGINNEAYADLIKIAQKHNVPFFLDAKAEALYKGIKAKPTLVKINETELAEWSGIKLNSIQQYINALSRIKKEGIEIAIVSLGEKGMLAFWKNKLYQVKVPLIKIKSTVGCGDATMAGIAVAYKQNLGIKQVLKLGAACGSAAAMQTATGIINLRDLEHLKAKIKITELT; encoded by the coding sequence ATGATTGTGAGTATTTGTTTAAACCCCTCTGTTGATGTGGCTCTAACTATCAAGAAGCTTAAGTTAGGTAAAATTAATCGAACCCAAAATGTTATTAGAGTTGCAGGAGGTAAAGGCAATAATGTTGCCAGAATAACTAAAATTTTAGGAGAAGATACTTTAGTAATTGAGCCTGTAGGTGGCTCGGATGGTCAATTTATTTGCAGTGAGTTAGCTAGACTTGGCATAGACTACGCTATTATTAATATTACACAGCCTACAAGACGCTGTATAGCAATTATTGATGAAGATTTTATCACAGAGGTTAGAGAAAACGGTCCAACTTTAACCGATGAAGAGTATCAACAATTTATAAACCTATATAAACAGAATATTAAAAAAGCCAGTGTAATTACAGCCTCAGGCAGCCTACCTAAAGGAATAAATAATGAAGCCTATGCCGATTTAATAAAAATTGCTCAAAAACATAATGTACCATTTTTTTTAGATGCTAAAGCTGAGGCATTATATAAAGGCATTAAAGCTAAACCTACCTTAGTAAAAATAAATGAGACTGAGTTAGCAGAATGGTCAGGAATAAAACTAAATAGTATCCAACAATATATAAATGCATTGAGCAGAATTAAAAAAGAAGGTATAGAGATAGCCATAGTTAGCCTGGGAGAAAAAGGAATGTTAGCATTCTGGAAAAACAAGCTATATCAAGTTAAGGTACCTTTAATTAAAATCAAAAGTACGGTTGGTTGTGGTGATGCTACTATGGCAGGAATTGCTGTGGCTTATAAACAAAACTTAGGAATAAAACAGGTATTAAAATTGGGAGCAGCTTGTGGTTCGGCAGCCGCCATGCAAACAGCCACTGGTATTATAAATCTTAGAGATTTAGAGCACTTAAAAGCAAAAATAAAAATTACCGAGTTAACGTAA
- a CDS encoding NUDIX domain-containing protein produces the protein METFAIPAVGGIIERIIKNEKYILIQDRVKQEPHCIQGMVEIAAGKVRAFENVYNCLRREVFEETGLNVISIKDEDKAEIYEIDNYKVVNYQPFSCSQNTKGDYPIMVEVFICRATGQLLNSTNEACNFRWVSLEQLKRMLIFNTDMFYAMHVSTLRKYCNSLSI, from the coding sequence ATGGAGACATTTGCAATACCCGCAGTTGGCGGAATTATTGAACGTATAATCAAAAATGAAAAATATATTCTTATTCAGGATAGAGTAAAACAAGAGCCTCATTGTATTCAAGGAATGGTTGAAATTGCTGCAGGCAAAGTGAGGGCTTTTGAAAATGTTTATAATTGTTTAAGAAGAGAAGTTTTTGAAGAAACTGGCCTAAACGTTATTAGTATTAAAGATGAAGATAAAGCTGAAATATATGAAATCGATAACTATAAGGTAGTTAATTATCAACCTTTTTCTTGCTCACAGAATACTAAAGGTGATTACCCAATAATGGTAGAAGTTTTTATTTGTAGGGCTACAGGGCAATTACTTAATAGCACAAATGAGGCCTGTAATTTTAGATGGGTAAGTTTAGAGCAGTTAAAAAGAATGTTAATCTTTAATACAGATATGTTTTATGCAATGCATGTAAGTACCTTAAGAAAATATTGTAATAGCTTAAGTATATAA
- a CDS encoding patatin family protein: MNNKTSLIIEGGAMRGIFTAGVLDTFIKNDFYPFDLCYGVSAGAPNVALYLAGLYNYSYKIFTHYMINQGFKSWRRFLRGGNLLDIDWLWDEQMKANNLKLKEIFLKNSKLIVVTANAINGEVVYIEPNENNIIQALKAATSVPIVHRNMPKINGVYLMDGGVGDPLPVQDAYNRGARKILVVRTRKYDYKVSDKMDRAMSTIYLRNNPQLRKAISQKAYKYRRAIKYLRNPPVDAEVIEINPPISFQTERLTRDLLILNKDYELGLEMGKQALKQWNK, encoded by the coding sequence GTGAATAATAAAACAAGTTTAATAATAGAAGGCGGAGCAATGAGGGGTATTTTTACTGCTGGAGTGTTAGATACCTTTATTAAAAATGATTTTTATCCCTTTGATTTATGTTATGGAGTATCTGCAGGGGCTCCTAATGTAGCGCTATATTTAGCAGGTCTCTATAATTATAGCTACAAAATATTTACCCACTATATGATTAATCAAGGATTTAAAAGCTGGAGAAGGTTTTTAAGGGGGGGAAATCTGTTAGATATAGATTGGCTTTGGGATGAGCAAATGAAAGCTAACAACCTAAAACTAAAGGAGATATTCTTAAAAAACTCCAAATTAATAGTGGTTACTGCAAATGCCATAAATGGAGAGGTAGTTTATATAGAGCCAAATGAAAATAACATTATTCAGGCTTTAAAAGCTGCAACATCTGTACCCATAGTACACCGTAATATGCCTAAAATAAACGGTGTATATCTAATGGATGGTGGGGTTGGCGACCCATTACCTGTTCAAGATGCTTATAATAGAGGAGCACGAAAAATTTTAGTAGTAAGAACTAGAAAATACGATTACAAAGTTTCAGATAAAATGGATAGAGCAATGTCTACTATCTATTTAAGAAATAATCCTCAATTACGAAAAGCAATTTCTCAAAAGGCATATAAGTATAGAAGGGCAATAAAGTACCTTAGAAATCCACCAGTTGATGCTGAGGTAATAGAAATTAATCCCCCAATATCTTTTCAAACAGAGAGATTAACTAGAGACTTATTAATACTTAATAAAGACTATGAGCTTGGTTTAGAAATGGGAAAACAGGCTTTAAAACAATGGAATAAATAA
- a CDS encoding patatin family protein yields MSNRTALVVEGGAMRGIFAAGILDSFVDKRFNPFQICIGVSSGANNLTAYLANMYQKTYSIYSDYMLRKNFINWNRFIKGGHLMDLDWLWDITQKEIFNQQFTLSDSVQFYIVLTKVATGEPVYINPQCHNLYQILKAGCAVPCIYRCFPKYNDEEMTDGGVADPLPVKKAYSLGAKTIVVIRAKSKTARFYDRIETFIAGLILRKHKKLAQKLSNYYYNYNESISFIKNPPSGVKIISIEPPNKCRVSSLTTRKKKIENDYRIAREVGNKFISNW; encoded by the coding sequence ATGAGTAATAGAACTGCATTAGTAGTTGAAGGTGGCGCTATGAGAGGAATATTTGCTGCTGGAATATTGGATAGTTTTGTGGATAAAAGGTTTAATCCTTTTCAAATATGTATTGGAGTATCCTCTGGAGCAAATAACTTAACTGCATATTTAGCTAATATGTATCAAAAAACTTACTCAATATATTCAGATTACATGTTAAGAAAAAACTTTATTAATTGGAATAGGTTCATAAAGGGCGGACACTTAATGGATCTGGATTGGCTTTGGGATATAACCCAAAAAGAAATATTTAATCAGCAGTTTACTTTAAGTGATTCAGTACAGTTTTATATTGTATTAACTAAAGTAGCCACTGGTGAGCCTGTGTATATAAATCCTCAATGTCATAACCTTTATCAAATATTAAAAGCTGGCTGTGCTGTGCCATGTATATATAGATGTTTTCCTAAGTATAATGATGAAGAAATGACAGATGGTGGTGTAGCAGATCCATTGCCAGTAAAAAAAGCCTATAGCTTAGGAGCTAAAACAATTGTAGTAATAAGAGCTAAAAGTAAAACTGCTCGTTTTTATGATAGAATAGAGACTTTTATAGCAGGATTAATACTAAGAAAACATAAAAAATTGGCCCAAAAATTAAGCAATTATTATTATAATTACAATGAGTCAATATCATTCATTAAAAACCCACCATCTGGGGTGAAAATAATATCAATTGAACCACCTAATAAATGTCGAGTAAGCTCTCTAACTACTAGAAAAAAGAAAATAGAGAATGATTATCGTATAGCTAGAGAAGTAGGTAATAAGTTTATAAGTAATTGGTAG
- a CDS encoding NUDIX domain-containing protein — protein sequence MRVNFYEFDEVQDELLKFAVLGTRYHNKWVFVKHQARDTWEVPGGHREANEDINDTAKRELYEETGAIDFKITPICNYSVSTENTESFGRLFLCEVFEFEKELNFEINVREYFNELPINLTYPGIQPYLHDKFIQFLNK from the coding sequence ATGAGAGTAAATTTTTATGAATTTGATGAAGTACAAGATGAGCTTTTAAAATTCGCAGTTTTAGGTACTAGATATCACAATAAATGGGTTTTTGTTAAACACCAAGCACGGGATACTTGGGAGGTTCCGGGAGGACACAGAGAGGCTAACGAAGATATTAATGATACTGCCAAAAGAGAACTTTATGAAGAAACAGGAGCTATAGATTTTAAAATAACACCTATCTGTAACTACTCTGTTAGTACAGAGAATACTGAGTCTTTTGGTAGGTTATTTTTATGCGAGGTCTTTGAGTTTGAAAAAGAGTTAAATTTTGAAATTAATGTAAGAGAATACTTTAATGAGTTACCCATAAACTTAACCTACCCTGGTATACAACCTTATTTGCATGATAAATTTATCCAGTTTTTAAATAAATAA
- a CDS encoding DUF2812 domain-containing protein has translation MNNKQYIVKYKFFLIHMYKEEEAWLEYMSSMGYHLVSVFFGFRFTFVKGEPAKYKYSLDYRKSYELSSDYLQLFEDAGWQYIGSYLRWHYFRTSKCENTVDIFSDSSDIIERNRNLISLTTILLGVILTILLLNTIAIFAGNSNRTFSTLVAFVVSFTLYTVRKNLIKMNRDLE, from the coding sequence ATGAATAATAAACAATACATTGTTAAATATAAATTTTTTCTTATTCACATGTATAAGGAAGAAGAGGCTTGGCTGGAGTATATGTCTAGCATGGGCTACCATTTAGTTAGTGTTTTTTTTGGTTTTCGTTTTACTTTTGTTAAGGGGGAACCTGCCAAATATAAGTATTCTTTAGACTATCGAAAAAGCTATGAACTTAGTAGTGATTATCTACAGCTCTTTGAAGATGCAGGCTGGCAATATATTGGTAGCTATTTAAGATGGCATTACTTTAGGACCTCAAAGTGTGAAAATACTGTAGATATATTTAGTGATAGCAGTGATATTATTGAACGAAATAGAAATTTAATATCTTTAACAACAATATTACTAGGAGTTATTTTGACAATTTTATTGCTGAACACTATAGCAATTTTTGCAGGAAATTCTAACCGTACATTTTCAACACTTGTTGCTTTTGTTGTTTCATTTACTTTATACACAGTTCGAAAAAATCTTATAAAAATGAATAGAGATTTAGAGTAA
- a CDS encoding PadR family transcriptional regulator has protein sequence MSIEYLKKKLAPMTEATYYTLLSLLEPKHGYGIMQFVSEISNGRLKLGPGTLYGILGKMHQNKVIKIVKIEGKRKIYCLTDIGLILLQDEVTRLEELYKNGFKQISKHVR, from the coding sequence ATGAGCATCGAGTATTTGAAAAAAAAATTAGCTCCCATGACAGAAGCTACTTATTATACGCTTTTATCTTTATTAGAACCTAAACATGGTTATGGTATTATGCAATTTGTTTCAGAAATAAGTAATGGCAGACTAAAATTAGGCCCTGGTACTTTGTATGGCATATTAGGTAAAATGCATCAAAACAAGGTAATAAAGATTGTTAAAATAGAAGGAAAAAGAAAGATATATTGTTTAACAGATATTGGTTTAATTCTTTTACAAGATGAAGTAACAAGACTAGAAGAATTATATAAGAATGGTTTTAAACAAATTAGCAAACATGTAAGGTGA
- a CDS encoding sensor domain-containing diguanylate cyclase, with the protein MSFSHNSLKNILSKPTNFNYVNNGLHNNVREEDLFFTAFKHTPIGIVIIDEKSQIFKVNNSFFNYLKIPSHNVTGEKFGKAFSCKVLANTNLECGECEACSVCHTQKCINDILLYEEPINNIDLCHQFIIDDQHMTRWFLTSAKPIFFNNKKYVLMSFVDITKRKRIEDQLTILGITDELTGLYNRRYLVDHCKKMIHDSINSSRIMSLVIIDIDNFKYINDTYGHSVGDDVLVTFADTLRDNLRNCDLVGRYGGEEFIIALPDTPIYTANKVLTRIQNVFKQLSYLRFNKPISFSAGLIQIPSNYQDYLSFEDLLERADSLLYWAKNKQKGTIKAEILM; encoded by the coding sequence TTGTCATTTAGTCATAATTCTCTAAAAAATATATTAAGTAAACCAACAAATTTTAACTATGTTAATAATGGCCTTCATAATAATGTTAGAGAAGAAGACCTCTTTTTTACTGCTTTTAAACATACTCCAATTGGGATTGTTATAATTGATGAAAAATCACAAATATTTAAAGTAAATAATAGCTTTTTTAATTACTTAAAAATACCAAGTCACAATGTAACTGGTGAAAAATTTGGTAAGGCTTTTTCTTGTAAAGTTTTAGCTAATACTAATTTAGAGTGTGGTGAATGTGAAGCATGCTCTGTTTGTCATACCCAAAAATGCATAAATGATATTTTATTATATGAAGAACCAATAAATAATATTGACTTATGCCACCAGTTTATTATTGATGATCAGCATATGACTCGCTGGTTTTTAACGAGTGCTAAACCTATATTTTTTAATAATAAAAAATATGTTTTAATGTCTTTTGTGGATATAACTAAACGCAAAAGAATAGAAGATCAATTAACTATTTTAGGTATTACTGATGAACTAACAGGTTTATATAACCGACGTTATTTAGTAGATCACTGTAAAAAAATGATTCATGATAGTATTAACTCTAGTAGAATAATGTCTTTGGTAATAATTGACATCGATAATTTTAAATATATTAATGATACTTATGGTCACTCAGTTGGTGACGATGTGTTAGTTACCTTCGCTGATACTCTAAGAGATAATTTAAGAAATTGTGACTTAGTAGGTAGATATGGAGGAGAGGAGTTTATTATTGCTTTACCAGATACCCCTATTTACACAGCCAACAAGGTACTTACAAGAATCCAAAATGTGTTTAAACAACTGTCTTATTTAAGATTTAATAAGCCAATTAGCTTTAGTGCTGGTTTAATTCAAATTCCTTCAAATTATCAAGATTATTTGTCTTTTGAGGATTTATTAGAAAGAGCAGATAGTTTACTATACTGGGCAAAAAATAAGCAGAAGGGAACTATTAAAGCAGAAATTTTAATGTAG
- a CDS encoding permease, whose translation MKKFLNRKLFILIYALLIFLSFITNYKPGITVGVNFYTFAISMLKILPCAFILIGLFEVWVKREAIEKHFGESSGFKGYLWAILLSSTTVGGAYVAFPIAHSLLNKGAKLSVVLTYVGAAAIARIPMTIFESTYLGLKFSIIRLAVSLPLVVLSSMFIDRYFHKDFTTKEL comes from the coding sequence ATGAAAAAATTTCTAAACAGAAAGTTATTTATTTTAATCTACGCTTTATTGATATTTTTATCTTTTATTACTAACTATAAACCAGGCATAACTGTAGGTGTAAATTTTTATACCTTTGCTATAAGTATGTTAAAAATATTACCCTGTGCTTTTATCTTAATAGGGCTATTTGAGGTATGGGTTAAACGTGAGGCTATTGAAAAACATTTTGGTGAATCGAGTGGTTTTAAGGGTTATTTATGGGCTATTTTATTGTCTTCAACCACTGTTGGGGGAGCCTATGTAGCTTTTCCCATTGCTCATTCTTTATTAAATAAAGGAGCTAAATTAAGTGTTGTTTTAACCTATGTAGGGGCTGCTGCTATTGCACGTATTCCTATGACTATTTTTGAATCTACTTATTTAGGTTTAAAATTCTCTATAATTCGTCTTGCTGTATCATTACCGTTAGTGGTATTAAGCTCCATGTTTATTGATAGATATTTCCATAAAGATTTTACTACCAAAGAATTGTAA
- a CDS encoding YbjQ family protein: MIITTTPTIQGQEIKEYLGMVNGEVILGINFVKDFAASLTNIFGGRSISYEEELIQGRKKALDEMRHRAQQMGANAVVGIDIDYEVLGQGGNMMMIVVTGTAVII; the protein is encoded by the coding sequence ATGATTATTACAACTACCCCTACAATTCAAGGACAAGAAATTAAAGAGTATTTAGGCATGGTAAACGGAGAGGTTATTTTGGGTATTAATTTTGTTAAGGATTTTGCAGCAAGTTTAACCAATATTTTTGGTGGCAGAAGTATTTCATACGAAGAGGAACTTATTCAGGGAAGAAAAAAAGCCCTAGATGAAATGCGGCATAGGGCTCAGCAAATGGGTGCAAATGCTGTAGTTGGAATAGACATAGATTATGAGGTTTTAGGTCAGGGTGGAAATATGATGATGATTGTGGTTACAGGAACAGCAGTAATAATATAA
- a CDS encoding heavy metal-binding domain-containing protein, which translates to MQNFYSSEARNDGEPQTAEEIIITNTQVFEEFVIEEYLGYLTATIVRGLNFITDTSATLNSIFGGRNKAIENFVEESFAEALSIIRHKAHKVRADAVINLSLSHNFEQFNFGGLVIVVVAEGVAVELVRRVQPVETLNEAKAIEKEEGLF; encoded by the coding sequence ATGCAAAATTTTTACAGTAGTGAAGCAAGAAATGATGGAGAACCACAAACAGCAGAGGAAATAATCATAACAAATACTCAGGTATTTGAAGAGTTTGTAATTGAAGAATACCTTGGTTACCTTACGGCCACTATTGTTAGAGGCCTTAATTTTATTACAGATACATCTGCAACTTTAAACAGTATTTTTGGAGGTAGAAACAAAGCCATAGAAAACTTTGTAGAAGAATCATTTGCAGAAGCTTTAAGTATAATTAGACATAAAGCCCATAAAGTAAGAGCCGATGCAGTAATAAACCTATCATTAAGTCATAACTTTGAGCAGTTTAATTTTGGTGGATTAGTTATAGTAGTAGTAGCAGAAGGGGTTGCTGTAGAGCTAGTAAGAAGAGTGCAACCAGTTGAAACACTAAATGAAGCTAAGGCAATTGAGAAAGAAGAAGGTTTATTTTAA